CGGAGGCCGGGCAGGAGGTCACGGTGACCGTCACGGGTCTGCCCCGCACGGACGGCTACTACGAGGTGTGGCTCATGGACCGCAGCCATACCCGGCTCGTCGCCATGGGCGTTCTCGGCCCGGACGGCACCGCCACGCTGCCGCTCCCCGCACGCATCGACCTCGGCCGGTACCCCCTGATCGACGTGTCGGCGCAAGAGGACAACGGCAACCCGGCCCATTCCGGCCGGAGCGTCGTCCGCGGTCCCCTGCCCGGCTGACCCGGTACCGCCGAAGCGAACGGGACCCCGGCCGCAGCGGCTCCCTCTCTGAACCCGCTCGCGCTGTCTGCCCTTTGCTCCCAGCGCAGCGCCCCGACGGGCCCGGTTGGTACACCACCCCCACCCTTGCCTCCTCCGAGGAGCTCCGCTGCGAGCGGCCTTCACGCCGTCGCGGCCGGGCCCGATCGTGGAATCAGGCCGCGACGAGTTCCTGCTCGCGGTCCGGGGTCTCGACCTTGGGCTTCTTGTTCGGCAGGGAGAGCCGGAAGACCTTGTGCCACGCGGAGAACACCTGCTTGGGCAGCGGCCCGGTGACGTACTCCAGCTCGTACTTCTCGAACAACGCGCGCACCTTCACCGCGACCTCGGCGTACCGGTTGCTCGGCAGGTCCGGGAACAGGTGGTGCTCGATCTGGTGCGACAGGTTGCCGGTCATGAAGTGCATGGCCTTGCTGCCGCTGATGTTCGCCGAGCCCATCATCTGGCGCAGGTACCACTGGCCGCGGGTCTCGCCCTTGATCGACCGGCGCTCGAAGACCTGCACGCCCTCGGGGAAGTGCCCGCACATGATCACCGAGTGGGTCCAGAGGTTGCGGACCAGGTTCGCGGTGAACGTGGCGGCGAGCGTGGTGAGGAACGACGGGCCCGACAACAGCGGGTGGATCACGTAGTCCTTGAGCACCTGCTTGCGGATCTTGCGGCCCACGGCCCTGGCCCGCGCGCGGAACTCCGGGTTCTTGCGGCGGCGCTTGTGAAGGTTCTTGCCGAGTTCCAGGTCGTACGCGGCGATGCCGTACTCGAAGAAGCAGGCGTTGATGAAGTTCCACAGCGGCTGGCCGAGGTGGAACGGGTGCCACCGCTGGTCCTCGTCGACGCGCATGATGCCGTAGCCGAGGTCGTTGTCCTTGCCGATCACGTTGGTGTACGTGTGGTGCAGCTCGTTGTGCGAGTGCTTCCACTGGTCGGCCGGCGAGACGTGATCCCACTCCCAGGTGGTGGAGTGGATCTTCGGGTCCCGCATCCAGTCCCACTGGCCGTGCAGGATGTTGTGGCCGATCTCCATGTTGTCCATGATCTTCGCCACGGACAGACCGGCGGTGCCGATCAGCCACGCGGGCGGGAAGATCGAGAACAGCAGCACGCCCCTGCTGACCAGCTCGAGCTTGCGCTGCGCCGAGATGACCTTGCGGATGTAGGCGGCGTCCTTCTCGCCGCGGTCGGCGAGAACCTCGTCGCGGATCGCGTCCAGCTCGCGGCCGAGCTCCTCGATCTGCTCCGCGGTCAGGTGGGCGGTGGGGTCGATGGCGGTCAAGGTGCTCCTACCGTTCGATGTCGCAGGGGCCCGCCGCGGCGGACACGCAGGTCTGGATGAGGACGCCAGGCTCGGCCTCGGTGATCTCGCCGGTGCGCAGGTCGCGGACGGCGCCCGCCTTGAGCGGCGTGACGCAGCCGAAGCAGATGCCCATGCGGCACCCGGACGGCATGAGCACGCCGGCCTCCTCGCCGACGTCCAGCAACGGCGTCGCGCCGTCCGCGTCGGCGGTCTTGCCGGTGGTGCTGAACGTGACCTCGCCACCGTCGCCGACGGCGACGATGCTGGGGCGGAAGCGCTCGGTGTGCAGGCGCTCTCGGACACCGTGCGCGGTCCAGTGCTCCTCGGCGGCGTCGAGCAGGCCCGCGGGCCCGCAGGCCCAGGTCTCTCGCTCGGCCCAGTCGGGCACGAGTTCGTCGAGACGGGAGATGTCGAGCATGCCGTCCGTGTCGGTGTGCAGCTCGGTGAGACGCAGCTTCTTGTCCGCGACCAGGCGGTGCAGATCGTCGCGGAAGATCACGTCTTGCGGCTGTGGCGCGGAGTGGACCATGACGACGTCGTCGAACTCGGTGTCGCGCAGCATGCCCATCACAGGCGTGATGCCGCTGCCCGCCGTCAGATAGAGCACCTTGGCGGGCTTGGCCGCCGGCAGCACGAAGTCACCGGTCGCCTGGTCGAGCTGGATCAGCGTGCCCGGTTTCGCCCTGCGGACCAGATGGTTGCTGACCTTGCCGCCCGGGATCGCCTTCACGGTGATCGAGACGCGGCCGTCCTGGCGGTGTGTCGGCGAGGTGAGCGAGTAGGCACGCCACAGGCGCACCCCGTCGACGTCGACCCCGACCCGCACGTACTGACCGGCTGTGTGGCCGCGCCAGCCCCGTCCCGGCCTGATCACGATGGTCGCGGCGTCACGCGTCTCGGGGTGCACGGCCTCGATGCGCCCCCGCAGGTCGGCGCCCGCACGCAGCGGGCTGACCAGGTCGAGGTAGTCCGACGGCAGCAGCGGCGTCGTGACCATCTCCAGCATTTTCCACGCCCTGCTGCGGAGGGCTGCACTCGTCATGACTCCAGCTTGATGCGCCTCAGGGCGTAAAGTCCTGTCCGCAGGACGTGAATCTGATCGGCTGAATTGTTCGCAGGGAACAAAATATGAGCCATGTGATCCGGAGGGCCACCGAACTGGCCCTGGATGAGACGACGGTCGCCGCGCTTCGGGCCGCGCTGAGGACCACCGCCGACGAGGTCGTCCAGGCGATCATCGATGAGGTCCCTCCTTACGCCAACGCCCTGTCGGGCCGCATGGGCGGCACCATCCGCCGAGCCGTCCGCACCGCCCTGGGGCACTACCTGGACGTGGCGAGCGGGAACGCCTCGGGCGGCGACGCCGGTGACGCGGCCTACGAGCTGGGCCGCGGCGAGGTGCGCGACGGCCGTTCGATGGACGCCCTGCTCAGCGCCTACCGCGTCGGCGCCCGCGTGGCCTGGCGATGCCTGGCCGCGGGCGCCGTACCCGCGGGTCTGCCCGCCGCCGAGGTCGCCAAGTTCGCCGAGCTGACCTTCGCCTACATCGACGAGCTCTCCGCCGCGAGCGCCGCGGGCCACGCCGACGAACTGGCCGCCCGGGGCCGGGTGCATGAGCGCCACCTGGAACAACTGGTCCGCGACCTCCTCACCGGCGCGAGCCCGGACGTGCTGCAGGCCTCTGTCCAACGGGCAGGGTGGCAGCCTCCGGTCTCGCTGACCGCGGTCCTGCTGCCCGCCGCCCAGGCCCGGCCCGCCTACCGCGTGCTCGACCCGAGCACCCTCGTCCTCGACGATCTGCCGGACTCCTTGGGCGTGCTGCTCGTCCCCGATGCCGACCGATCACATCTGTTGAGGCAACTGGCCGACCGGACAGCCGTGGTCGGCCCGGCCCGGCCATGGACTCGCGCGTCCGCCTCGTACGCACGAGCCGTACGCGCGCGCTCCCTCTCCTCCGACATTCGCGACACCGAGGAGCACCTGCCCGAGCTGGTACTGAGCGCCGACCGGGACGCGCTCGCGGACCTGCGCGCCCGAGCCCTCGCGCCGCTGCGGACCCTGCCTGCCGCGACCGCGCGGCGGCTGGAGGAGACCTTGCGGGCGTGGCTGCTGCACCAGGGCAGGCGGGACGAGGTGGCGGCGGCGTTGTTCGTCCATCCCCAGACCGTCCGCTACCGGATGTCGCAGCTGCGGGAGCTGTTTCCGGACCTCGGGTCGCCGCACCGGGTTCTTGAACTGACGCTGGCGGTCGGTCTTCGGGACGGCTGACACGTTCTACGCCCTTCTGCGGCCCGGCTGCCTCCTCCCGTCGGCCTGGCTCTCCGGGGCGGGGCGGACAGCCCGAGGGCTACTGTCACCGCCAGATGCTGGGACGCGATCCGCACCCTCGTCCCAGGGAGTCTCGCCGCGCTGCCACGCCTGGTCGCGCTCGCCCGGAGCGAAACGCAAGCGCTGGAGACGGCCGGGGCGGTCGTGCGCAGCGCGCGATGACGGACGACCAGGGCGATCGCATGTTCGTGGAGAGCCCCGACGCCATCGCGGAGCCTCGGGAGCTGGTGGATCAGCGTCTCCCAACGCGCCCGGCCGACTACATACGGGGCTTTCGCACCCTCCTCGCGATCGAGGGGCCATTGGGGGATACGGGTACTACTCGGCCTCTCGGTACTGGGACGCGGGCGATGTCGACCGGCGCGACTCGCGGCCGGCGTCCGATGCGGAGGTCGACGGCACGGGGCGGTGGATGTACGACCCCGCGGTCCGTGACGGCCGGGGCCGACTGGCCGAGGCGATCACGTATCTCATGGGCCGCGCGGAGTGTCGCGTTGTGTCAGTGTGTTCCGCATGGCGGACGAGTACGCAGCCGCCGACCTCCCCCGTTGTCTTCTGTTCGAAGCTGCGGGCCCCCGCTGTTCCGCGACGACGAGCCGCTGAACGGGCGGCCTGCCGACCGCTCCTAGTCGGCGATGTACCGGAACTCCGGTCCGTAGGTCCTGCCGTCACCGCCGGGGATTTCGCGGATCATCAGGGCCCGAGCCGGTCCCTTGAGACCGACCATCTTGAAGACGGCTTCGTCGAGGAGGCCGGTCGCCGTGTCCGGGTCGTTCGCCTGCCAGGCGTCCTCCAGCAGGTCCAGCATCCGGCTGTACGCCTGGTTGCCCTGGTCCAGCAGGGCCTGTGTCTCGGCGTCGGGGGTCGGCTGCCCCGGCGCTCCCCAGCCGCCGTCGGGCACCGTGCCCATCGGGCGGGTGCCGGGCATCGCGATGACGTCTCCGGTGAACTCCCATCGGTCCGGGTCCTCGGCGACCCTGACCAGCTTGCGACCGCGGAAGAGTTCCCGGAAGACGTAGAAGTGGGCGAGCTCGTCGGTCACGCCGGGGTGCGGGTTCTCGGGCGAGGCGGCGGTGCCCTCGCCCTGCTCCTTGATCACCTCGATGGCCGCCTCGACGTCGGCGAGCGAGTTGAGTGCCACGAGGCTGTTTCCCGCGCCATGGTGCTGCATGTTCCGTTCGAGCTGGTGAGCCCCGGTGATCAGCTCCGCGTGATCCTGGAACGCCTCCAGGATCGCGGTGTAGAACGCGCCGATGGAGGTGTGCGACCGGGCCTCCGCGATCGGGTCGTCGGGCTCCTCGATCTGCGCGAACAGAGCCAGGGACTCCTTCGACAGCCCGCTCAGGCAGACGTTCAGCGACGGGCGTACGCCGCCGGGCAGCGGACCGGGGTACTTCGGCACCGTGTGCGCGTCGCCGAGGCGGGGGACTCCGCCGATGGTGGTGAGCATGTTCCCGGCGAGGCCGAGGTGGGACATCTCGTCGAAGACGATCCGCTTGAAAGCCTTCAACACATCCCCGCTCTGGGGCTCGATGGACCACATCGCGGACAAGTACGGGGGAAGTGTGGTGAGTTCCAGCATCATCGCCTGCTGAAGCGATTCCTTCAGCCAGTCGGCGTCGCGGCGCTCGGCGGGCTCCTCCATCAGTTCGACGATCCGGTTGCTCCGGTATTCGAGAAGCGACGTCATGGAAAGCCCCTTTCGCTCCGCATTTGCGCCTTTTGTCCATGGTAAGGGTGGGCCTCCGGGCGAGCTGAGCGGACGGCTCCAGGCCCAGATCGTCCCGGAGCAGCGGCCGGTACCGCGCCCGAGCTGCGACTCAAAGTTGGCGGAGGCTCACCGCCCGCGACCTGTCAGTACGGCTGCGCAGTTGGAAACCGGAGGCGATGACTCCGGCTTCCGCCGCGGCTCCCACTCCCGTTCAGTCAACCCGTGACGACGCCGAAAGCATCGCTGCCCTCGTCGAGGCCCTCGTCGAGCAGGTCGGAGAAGCTGAATAGTCCGGTGGGATCGCTGTTGTTGATGGGGTAACGGGCGCCCATCTGGTACAGGCCCGTCGGGCCATGCATGGCGCCGCCGTAGCGGAACGGCTGAGGCGCCGCCTCCCTTGGCGTCGCTCGCGGCAGGCCGGCCGGGCCGGAGACGTAGGCGCGCTTGCCCGAGTCGTCGACCAGGCCCAGCACGTTGCCGGTGGCGTCGGTGAGACCTGACGGTGGTACTGCCTGACGGTCACGAGGACGCCGCAGCCGGCCGTGGGCCGTCGCGGCGTCCGCCGTAAGGAATGGTGATGCCTCCCTACCGGCCCGGCGTGTCTGGCAGCCCCGGCGCGTCCTCCGGCGCTGGATCGGGGTTGAAGGAGTGGTGGTAGCTCTCCGGCGGCGCGAGGTAGGTGACGGGCAGTCCGCCGGTGTCGATGACGATCTGGTCCACGGCGATCGCGGGATCGACCATGAAGAGCCGCAGGACGTGTTCGCCGGGTTCGGTGACGGTCACGGTGGTGGTCAGTTTCTCGATGCCGTCCTCGACGTTGCGGGCCCAGGCGTCGCCGCGGTTGCCCGTGGCGACGGCCTGTCCCGCCAGGACGGCGACCGGCTGGTCGTCGAGGGCCAGGGCGACCCGGCGACGGCCGCGTTCGTCGAGGGAGGGGAGCCGGAAGACGGTGACCCGGAAGTCCCCGGTGCCGGCGAAACGGACCCGGTAGCTCAACTCCGGTGCCCGAGTGGTGAGTTCCTCGGTGATCGGCGCCGCCGTCGAAGGCGCCGCCTCCATGGCGGCCGTACGGCGGCCGAGCCCGCGTACCGTCCGCCAACGGGCCCCGCCGCGCGCCACCCGGTGGTCGTAGTGCGCGGCGTCCATCGAGACATACCCATGGGCCTCGACGAACCCGCGCGCCCGCCGACGGGCCCGCCTCCCGTCGTTGAGCACCCGTAGGGGTACGTCGAAGCTGCTGCCTGCACCGGTGACGGTCACCGTCGCTTCGTGTGCGCCCTCGGGCACCCGCTCCCAGTCGATCTCCACCGACACCCGGGTCTGTTCGGTCATCGTGCCGCCGGAGGTGCTCAGCCGCACCCAGGGGTGGCTCGCCTCGGCGGCCCAGTCCAGAGGGAGAAAGCCGGTGTTGAAGACATCGACGAAGCGCCGGTCACGGGTGTAGGAGGAGAAGGACAGCGGCCGCCCGGTGCCGGTCTCGTTGCCCTCGGCCGCCACGCCCAGACCCGAGGTCTCCTTCCGGGCGACCCTGGTGACGCTCGGACGGCCCGGCGCCTTGGGGATCTGTGAGGGGTACGGGTTGACGATCCCGTTCCACTTTCCGCCGGCCACCTCGGTGTTGTAGCGCCTGGTGATCGCCGCCTCCTCGGCGTGGGCGGCGTCGGACAGGTCCGCGAAACGGTTCGCGCCCGCCCCGCGCCCCTGGCGGACCGCGAGTGCGTTGCGCTCCGCCCAGTAGAACTTCAGGTTCATCAAGTAGGCGCCGTGGACCGGGTATTCGACCAGTTCGTAGAAGGCGTCACGGTAGGCCTCCGGCAGCTTGGCGCCGAGCGCGCGGACCCGCTGAAGGAGGCGGTCGTACGCGGACATCCGGCGGCCCGCCTCGTCGCCGTGGTGGACCACGGAGAGCAGACCGCGGGCGACGAACTCCGGCCGCAGCTCCGCCGCGAGGCGGTAGTACTCGGTGCGGATCGCGGCGATCTCCGCGCCGTGGCGGCGTCCGAACTGCCGCCCGGCCCATTCGACGAGGAAGCCCTCCACCTCGCCGGCGTCCCACCGGTCCACGTCCCAGGCCATGTCCATGGAGAAGGACAGCCCGGTCTCGATCGACTTGATGTCTCCCACGTTGAAGATCCACATACGGTCGGCGCCGTGCTCGTACACCCGACGCAACTCCTGCCAGATCTTGGCGAGTTGGGTGGTGTCCAGCCACAGATAGCTCTTGGGGCGGCCCCAGTAGGAGAGGTGGTAGTAGATGCCGTTGCCGCCCGGTCGCCGCCGCTCCGCCTCGTCGGGGAGCTGGCGCATGTTGCCGTGGTTGTCGTCCGGCCAGATCAGCGTAACGTCGTCGGGCACCTGGACACCCGCGTTGTACAGGTCCAGGACCTCCTTGTACGGGATGAAGATCTGCGGTTCGGCCGCGGTGCCCACCTCCTCGGCCAGGAGGCGGCGCTGGTCCGCGATGATGTCGTTCATCACCACGACCTTCTCCGCGAGGGTGGTGGCGTGCTTCGTCTCCAGCGCGCTGTCGTGCAGACCGCGCATCCCCAGGGTCCAGCTGCTCTCGTAGCCGGCGTTCTGCCGCGCCCTCGCCCGCCAGTAGTCGGAGATGACGGCGGGGTTCACCGTGTAGTCGTACACCGGCAGGCTGCCGTCGGCGGCCGGGTGCTCCTTGGCCCAGGGGTCCCACTCGTGGACGCCGTTGCGCAGCATGGCCTCGGGATGGCTGGATCCGACGACGATGCCGTAGTGGTCGGCCAGTTCGGGGTTCGCGCGGTGTTTGTTGAAGAAGTCGGAGTACGGATGCATGGCGGGCCACAGGTAGTTGGCCTTGAGGCGGAGCAGCAGCTCGAAGACGCGTCGGTAGGTCTCGGGGCCGATGTGCTTGTCCGGTTCCTGCGTCCGGTGGGACCAGGTGGTGAGGTTCTGCTCGTCGTTGATGAAGATGCCCCGGTAGCGGACGGACGGTTCGTACCGCTTCCGCGTGCCCGACGGGACCGTCACCGTGTCGCGGCGTTCGACCGGAACGTCGGCCCACCAGTGCCACGGCGACACCCCGATGCGCTCCGAGGTGTCGTAGACGCCGTAGACGGTGCCGCGCCGGTCGCTGCCGGCGATCACCAGGGCGCGTTCCACGCCGGGCAGCGGGCGGTCCACGACCTGGGTCACGGACGCCTCCCAACGGCCCTTCACCCGGGAGACGTCCAGCCGCCGGTCCGCGATGAGCCGGTCGATGGCCGGGCTCGCGCCGATGGTGCCCACCAGGACAAGGAGTGAGGCTTCCTGGGGCGGGGTGCGCAGCAGTCGCGGACGCACCCCGCCGACCCGCTCCATGTCAGCCTGGAGGTCCCCGGCCGCGCGGGCCACGGCGGGATCGTCGGCCGGGTCGACGAACAGGTCGACGACCACGCCGTCCCGCAGCAGAGGGAAGCCGGCGACATCGTCCGACGAGGCGGCCCGGGCCGGCGAGGGCAGCACCCCGGGTAGCAGCGGGGCCACACCGACTGCCGCCATTCCCCGGAGGAACGACTTACGGGTCCACGCGGGCGACGGGCTCTGTGGTTCGTCGTGCGGCACGGGGCGCTGCCTTTCCGCGTCGGCACGGACCGACGCCACGTCCGGGTCGTCGGGCAGGGCTGACGCATGACTCGCTGGCGGTCGGCGGGGGAGCGGTGCAGTCGGCGCGGGGCGTGGGGCACGACCCGGTCAACGGTTGGCATGACCAGGCCAGAAAGCGCTTGCTGCGTACCCTAGGTCAGGCACGCGGACGCGTCCAGACGCGGGGAGCCTTCTCGCACGGCCGCCGTGGTACGCCGTCGCGGGAGGCGAGCACGCGGACCGTCTGTCGCCGATCTCGGGCTCGCCGCGCGGCACTTGCCCGCACTCGCGTGGCCGGCACGCGGGTCGGCAAGACGATGCGGCTGCTGCGCCAGCCACGGGAAACCGTGATCGTCACGCGGGCCTCGACCTCGACCGGCGCGCCATGGGGCGCCTCGACTGCGAACTCGGTGTCACCGGCTTCACCTTCCGCGCCCGCCGGGTCCGGGACGCAGACCCTGAAGACCGACGAGGCGGGGACCGCGGCGGAGCGGGACAAGGCCGTGAGCGACGGCGCGGCGAGTGCGGTGAGCTGGGCGGAATCCCGTACGGCTCAGGGCCAGGGCGAACACGACGTGGCCCGGTCGGTGCTGCACGACCAAAGTGTTCTGTCCGGGGAGATGAGCCACGTCCGGCTCTCTGCGGGGAGCGTGACGTTCCATGAGTCACACGGTGAGGCCTATTCCTCGTACAGCCTGGACACCGACGCGCACGGAACGTGGCTCGCGGAGACAGAGATCGCCAGAGCGATGTGCCTCGCGTTGCGCGATGCGGTTCTCGACGTCCACCCGGATCTGCCGTATCGCACCTACGTCACGGTGCGGGAGGAGCCGGGCCGCGCCCCGCAGGTGACGTGGCAGGAGGACTTCGTCGCAGACGAACGGTGTCGGCCGGCCGCCGAGGACGGCACAGCGCAGAGCGACGGCTCCGAAGCGGAGTCCGCTTGGCAGTTGGAGGAGAACGGCCTCGGGGAGGCGATGGTCCCCAGTACCGACCGCGACGCGATCCGGGTTGCGGACCGTGCCGCCAAGAAGGTCATCGAGCGGAGCAACGAGATGCGCCCGACGCTCGGCACCGGTCAGGTCCTCGGCCACGAAGAGATCAAGGTGGGCTTCGACCCTGCGAACTCGGCCATGTACGTGTGGTCGGACTACCGTTGGGGTACGGCCACCACGCTCGCCGACTGTCCCACCTGATCGAGAAAGGGAGAGGGCAGAGGTTGACCCTCGACATGGTCGAGGCACCAGAGTCCCGGGTGTGGAGAACGAGATGCGCAGCATTGGAGAAATGTCCCGGGACAGTGGGCTCGGGGTGAGCGCCCTGAGGTTCTACGACCGTGCCGGAGTGCTGGTCCCGGCCTGGGTGGACCCGGTGAGCGGGTACCGCTGGTACGAACCCGAGCAGCTCGAAGAGGCTCGGCTGCTGGCCCGGTTGCGTCGGGCGGGCATGCCGCTGGCCGACATCCGGCTCGTCCTGGCCGCCTGGGGCGGCGTGGACACCGAACTGGTGCGCGGTCTTCTTCAGGCGCACCTGCGCCGTCTCGAGCTGGGGCTGTCCGATGCCCGCAGTGAGTTCTCCACGCTCCGAGCCCTACTCGACCACAGGGAGACAGCCCCCATGACCTCGCTCCACACCGCCATCGCCCGGTTCTCCGTGCCCGCGCCGGAGTTGGCCGCCGCGTTGGACGCGGTCCGTTTCGCCGCCGGTACCGACGCGGAGCTGCCGATGCTCGGCGGGATCCTGTTCGACATCGAGGGAGAACTGCTGCGCCTCGTGGCCACCGATCGCTACCGAATGGCGGTCGCGCAGGCACGCACGACCGGGCACGGCGGACCTCGGACGCAGGTGGTCGTGCCTCTTCCGCTCGCCGACGCGATGCGGGCCCTGCTGACCGGCAATGAGCCCGCCCGGCTCATCGTGGACGGTGACCGCGTGACGCTCGAGGCCGGGGACAGGCAGACAGCCGGGCAGAGCCTCGGTGGCGAGTTCCCCGACTACCGTCGCCTCGTCCACCTCCCGGCCGGTCGCAGGGTCCGCGTCGGGACGCCGGCCTTCCGTCAGGCCCTCGAGACCGCCCCGGTCCGCGAGGGCGAGACGCGTGAGCAGGACGGCGAGCCGTACGACCTGAGCGTGCTCCGGGTGGCGGAGAACGGGACCGTGATCGTCTGCGACGACGGTGACGACGACCGGAACAACGTGGCCGTCAACCGCGAGTTCCTGCTGGACGCGCTCACCGCCGGGGCCCGGGACGAACTGATCCTGGAGGTGGGCGCGCCCACGGCGCCGCTCGCGATCCGTCGGCCCGACGACGAGCACGCCTTCTCGCTTCTGATGCCGGTCCGCTTGGAGGGCCAGGACTCGTAGTGCTTGGTCAGGTCGGTATCGCTGTAGGTATGTCGCGGTGGCAGGTGGGGCAGGCGCCGGTCCAGACCGCGAGGAGTAGCTGAAGTTCGCGGGCGACCTTGTGGAGGCTCAGGCCGGCGCCGTCTCTTTTGGGGACCGGGTGATGCGCTGGAGGGTGCAGAAGGCGTGGGCTGCGGAGACGAGGGTGACGTGGTGGTGCCAGCCTCTCCAGGTGCGGCCCTTGAAGTGGGCCAGGCCCAGGGCCTGCTTCATCTCGCGGTAGTCGTGCTCGATGCGCCGGCGCAGTTTCGCGGTGCGCACGAGGGTGGCCAGCGGGGTGTCGGCGGGCAGGCTGGTCAGCCAGAACTGCAAGGGTTCGGGCTCGGTGGCGGGCCATTCGGCCAGCAGCCGGCGCACGGGCAGTTCCGGTCCGTCGGTGTTCTTGCGGATCTCGCGTCCGGCGGGCCTGATCCGCAGGGCCACGAACCGCGAGTACATCCGCTTGACGCCGCTGCGGCCGCTGCCCGGGCGGGAGCCCTCCCGCCACTGCACCGGCTTCGCGGCCCGCTTGCCCGCCGCGATGACCAGCTTCTTCACGGCCTGGGCCGGCTCGGGGTAGACGGGCTGCGGCCGAGGCCCGCGACCGCCGTAGGGCGGGATGCGGGGCCTGGCTTCTTCCGGCTGGGCAGTGGTCGTGGTGGAGATGCCCACCACGTAGTCAAGGCCGCGTTCCTCCAGCCCGAGACGGAAGGCCGCGGCATCGCCGTAGCCGCCGTCGGCGACGACGAGAGGGACCTCGATGCTCCACGACCGCGTCTCGTCGATCATGTCCAGAGCCAGCTGCCACTTCTCGACATGGCCGACCTCTTCGGGGATGCCGCACTTCGTGCGCCGGGCCACCTTGGCCGGATCGGCCTTCGGCGAGGCGGGATCCCAGCTCTCCGGCAGGAACAAGCGCCAGCCGACGGCCGCCGAGGCGTCGTCGGAGGCCAGGTGCAGCGACACACCGGCCTGGCAGTTGGTGACCTTGCCGGCTGTGCCGGTGTACTGCCGGGCCACGCAGGCCGAAGCGTCCCCGTCCTTCAGAAAGCCGGTGTCATCGACGATCAGCGCGGTCGGCCTGATCACCTGCTGCATCCGCCAGGCCAGGCGAGCACGCACATGCGCCGCGTCCCACGGGCTGGTGTGATGAAGTGGGCCAGGGCAGGGGAAGGTCTCCGCCGGCGCCGGCACCGGCAAGAAGACCAAGAAGTACTGGCTCTACCGCGGCTTGGACGGTGACCGCACCTCCAAGACGGACCCGTCGGCGACCAAGAACGTCACGGTCGACAGCGGTGACGGCGGCGCGTACGCCGACCACGACTGGCTGTCCGGCAAGGTCCTGTCCACCTCGCTGCGCGACGACCAGGACGTCTCCCACGAACACACCTACCACTCGTACTGGTCCCACAACACCGCCCAGTACGACGGCCTGCCCAACGCCCGCTTCGTGACGCGAGTCCAAGACCGTCACCAACACCAAGATCAGCGGCGGCTGGCGCGAACGCACGGTGGAGAACGAGTGCGACAACTCCGAAGCCGCCTCCACCACCTTCGGCCTGCCCATGCGCACCGATGACTGGGGCCAGACGGATGTCTCCGACAACCGCTGCACCACCTACGGCCGCGCCTACAACACCGACCCCTACGGACGGGTCCCCATGCTTGGCATTGGCTGCGATACCTACGACCTCTTGCGCTCGATGCACGAGGGTGACACTGGAGACATCCTGGCCAGCGCCGTCGGATTCATTCCCGGCGGCGAAATAGCCAAGGCACCCAAGCAGGCGGA
The DNA window shown above is from Streptomyces akebiae and carries:
- a CDS encoding DNA polymerase III subunit beta family protein, encoding MRSIGEMSRDSGLGVSALRFYDRAGVLVPAWVDPVSGYRWYEPEQLEEARLLARLRRAGMPLADIRLVLAAWGGVDTELVRGLLQAHLRRLELGLSDARSEFSTLRALLDHRETAPMTSLHTAIARFSVPAPELAAALDAVRFAAGTDAELPMLGGILFDIEGELLRLVATDRYRMAVAQARTTGHGGPRTQVVVPLPLADAMRALLTGNEPARLIVDGDRVTLEAGDRQTAGQSLGGEFPDYRRLVHLPAGRRVRVGTPAFRQALETAPVREGETREQDGEPYDLSVLRVAENGTVIVCDDGDDDRNNVAVNREFLLDALTAGARDELILEVGAPTAPLAIRRPDDEHAFSLLMPVRLEGQDS